The nucleotide sequence GTGTGACAGCGTTACAGTCTTTGTTATATTGTGGTTTTACTAGTGTCTTCTGTTTGCAGTGGTGCAGGCATAGAAAGCGTACTCTTCTCCCAAGTGAGAACTTTGAAGTCTGAAATACACCATGCCCGGGGTGTATTTATTACGCACCCAACGGtagaaaatggactgaaacagggagggaatacctgaacttgtccattGAGAAATGCGGGTTTTTGCTTTCCGTTACAACATGATTTGCCATGGtggccctaatgaacatgacccctTTGAAAGTCACTAGGTTTGGGGCTATGTAAGTGTCACATTCAGTTAAAGAAAACAAGGTACAAAAAAATAACAATTGTACAAGAGAGAGCACCCAGAGAAGCTCCTGCTCTCCTTCCTTTCACATCCCTCcttcttttctcttcttttttttcttcctgaAAAATGATACAAAAGAGAGAGGGCCCAGAGAAGCTCCTGCTCTCctttctttcccctccctccttcttttcTCTTATTTTTTCACCTGAAAAATGTAAAAATCTAAACATTCTTAATGTcaacaaatgtgcaaaaaaaGTGGCGGAAGTAAAAGTCCTGTTGTGTCCCGGCCACCCGCCTCCCCTGTGTCGCTccaagtctgtgtgtgttttaattgagacagagagaaggggttaatctgtgtgtgtgtgtgtgtgtgtgtgtgtgtgtgtgtgtgtgtgtgtgtgtgtgtgtgtgtgtgtgtgtgtgtgtgtgtgtgtgtgtgtgtgtgtgtgtgtgtgtgtgtgtgtgtgtgtgtgtgtgtgtgtgtgtgtgtgtgtgtgtgtgtgagtgtgtgtgtgcctatgtttgtgtgtacgtgtttgtTATGTGCCACTGACAAGTCTTAGCGAGTCCTGGCCTGCTCCAACCTCCTGATCAGCTGTTGCCTCCGCGCCTGCAGCCTGTCCTTCTCCTGCGTCAGCCGCAGCTCGTCCACCTCCAGTGACGACACATACTCTGCCGCCTTCTTCAAGATCAGCACCTTAGCCGCCTTCTCGTTCCTCGCCAGCTCGGGTACGTGGTCGCGGAGCGTGAGGAAACTGGATCGGAGATCGTTGCGCCGTTGGCGTTCCAGGATGTTGTGGTTTCGCCGCCGTTCAGAGTCTTCGGAGTCGGAGTTACCAGAGGAACCGCCACGCGGGCTGCTATCACCGCTGGCGTTGCGTTTGCGTTTGGATCCTGCCATTGCCATTGTGAAGGAGCCAAATGACGTTAAGgtcgacgacgatgatgatgaagagAGGGTGCGGGAAGGTTGGCGAGGAGCGTCAGAGGTCTTGTGTTTCTTGGAGGGGGGTGCGTGATCATCGTCAGAGGCGTATGGCGATGGAGCGGCGTAGTTGTGCTGCTGCTGGTGGACCGAACTCTGCTTCAGGATCAGCTCCTGACCGTAACCGTTTGACCCCGCTGATCCCCGGTTGCTAACGAATCGGCTCATGACACCAGATGAGGCCACGCCCCCGGAAGCGGCACCTGTCTTCGGCCGTACTGAGATGGTGACTGTGCCGGTGGCCAAGGGCGACAAGCCGCGCCGCTTCTCCACGGTGACCACATCGATCTCTTCGCCGTCCGAGTCATCTTCGCCCTCCTCATCatcttcgtcctcctcttcttcatcatcGTCTTCATCTTCTGGGAAAGGAAAACAGAAGAGTGAGTTTGGTAATTGCTCTGACTCACCAACTGTGGGAActgtcacctgtgtgtgtgtgtgtgtgtgtgtgtgtgtgtgtgtgtgtgtgtgtgtgtgtgtgtgtgtgtgtgtgtgtgtgtgtgtgtgtgtgtgtgtgtgtgtgtgtgtgtgtgtgtgtgtgtgtgtgtgtgtgtgtgtgtgtgtgtgtgtgtgtgtgtgtgtggctttctgcctccatgtgtgtgtatgcctgcatGCATAAAtgcgtctgtatgtgtgtatgtgggggggggggggtagtgaaGTCATTACTAAACTCTCTGCTCACTGCACAAAGAGAGTACTCTTCATGCTTATTGTCAGTCACCTGTAGCACTAATCTAGTCCACAGATTTTACATGCTTCATCTGACTGACTTGTAGACAGGTTGTAATTCTTTGTTTTCAGTCCTACAACCCTTATTTGGCCTTTCCTGCTCATCTTTACCCACTACAGAAATGTTTGAGTTGtgtccatgttctctctctcttggaaAGGTTTTGACGTCACCAGATAGGCAGTTACTGATGATGAAATGGGATAAGCAAACCATTTAAAAAGTCATAATTCCTGATCGGTGTTAACTTTAAGGATTTCAAAACAAAATATTTAGCTATTTTCATAATTTATCGCCTTCTTTATCTTCATTTCACCTAAGCTGGTATATTACTGCCGCTACTTATCACaagaagtaaataaataaatcatgcgtagacttaaataaataaataataacaataatgggTAGGCCTCTTTGAAGCTGCAAGAAGAGGAATGCAATCGTAAGCAGTTAGTAATTGAGGTGGCAGCCCCAGTTAAAATGCCTTTGTGATAATGGCTATCATTATCAGCTTACTCACTCGTAAAGCAGTGTGGCATTTTACAGCTTACAGTAACCCACTTCTAACGCCTAGACCCTCCGGAGGCCATctagcacacacacgcacgcacgcacgcacgcacgcacgcacgcacgcacgcacgcacgcacgcacacacacacacacacacacacacacacacacacacacacacacacacacacacacacacacacacacacacacgctgagaaGTTGGCACAGGAATCAAAACAGAACCACAGCACAGACTCAGCTGGGTGGTAAAGGGGgtgtgtctctcttctccctgtcttttccccttaccctctcccttccctctgttctcccccctctctctagacAGACCACATGTGAAGCTGAGATAGCCTGGGTGATATGATATCTGGCTCACTGGGAAAGTGGGTCATACTAGTAGTGAGTGAgcgaatgagtgagtgagtgagtgagtgagtgagtgagtgagtctccAAGGTGTAAATGTCAAATGTCTAAAGTggcatcctctcctcttctcatttCCTTTCCCTACATTGATGTGAAAGAGATGGTCTGGTGAAAGCCAGCACCTGGTTGTCAGATATCCACCATATTGCTCAAAGCTCCTTTATTTTCCAAAAGATCAGCACAGATAAAGTGGAGGTGGACTTTATATGGAGGTGTATCCATCATTGTTTTAAATGAATAACGTACAGATACACATGTGACAGGTGCCTTTGGCTTCCAGGCAAACTGTAGGTTTTCTAATAAGTGTTGTATGAATCAACATTTGATCAGGAGGCCTATTCTGTGTCCACAGGATTTGAACATGGATAGGATATATGTTGGTATCTATAGTGACACTGTCTAATTCTGCCTTTCAAGTCTGCAGTGCGTCTACTAACTCTTTTTGATGGCAAGGGGAGGAAAGCGCGTAGAAAAAAAAGCGAGAGATGCAATTTAACGCTGCGAGCAGCAGAAGAGGCCCATGCAAACGGTTTCATCTGCAGGCTGGCGGGGCGGGGGAACGTGGTGTGATTGGATCACCGGCTTTAAGCCGAGGCGCTGGACCGGCGCCAGAGAGACAGCTGTCGAGATGGGAGCGCCTGTTCAAAGCTGTCAGCCCCCTAAAGAAACaggccctcctcctcttctctccagctATCTTTCTTTTGCCAGCGGGCCGGTTGGAGGGGGTGTGCTTTTGGCAAGGCTCTATAGCTCAAGCTTCCAGCCGGCTCTGCCCAGTTGGAGGGCTCCTTTTTTACTACCGCTTAGCAGGCGTCACAAAGAGCTCTAGTAACGACTCACGTGAGTTCTTCGTACCGTGGTTCCATGCCAACTGCCAAACGAAGGTTGGGCTATTTAGGGTGTTAGAATAACCTATTATCCTGTTATTACAGAGGTTGCATTTTCCACTTTGTTGTTATCACCGACCCCGTTTCcgaaacacactcactcactcacatcctCAACACTAAACACTATACATGGCTTTTTACATAATGCTGTCTAATTCATGCTGGCATGGATGGCATTCGTTGAATATGTAAGAAGCAATTTCACACCCACGGAGCCCTAGTTAATAATCCCAGTGTAAAGTGTGTAATCATAGCATCCAACGAATCGTGAAACAAGGCACTTTATCAAGTAGTCCGTTTATTTAGCACGTTCTAGATTGGGACTATCTGACTGCGCCAAATACATCGCCCTGTACAACCCGTGTGTCTAGATGTTCGTTGTAAACTGGATCTAAATTCGCAATGCACACAATCCCCCACAATCCTCCAATTTTACTGCCATCTGCCGGTGAAGCGgcgaagcgtgtgtgtgtgtgtgtgtgtgtgtgtgtgtgtgtgtgtgtgtgtgtgtgtgtgtgtgtgtgtgtgtgtgtgtgtgtgtgtgtgtgtgtgtgtgtgtgtgtgtgtgtgtgtgtgtgtgtgtgtgtgtgtgtgtgtgtgtgtgtgtgtgtgtgtgtgtgtgtgtgtgtgtgtgtgtgtgtgtgtgtggaatgtaaCAAGGTAACCCTATTCTGGGCCAGTCATTTGAACTCTTAACTTCCAATCGCCCCAATTACCATTACCCTAACAGGACAGTAATAATAGCGATAGCCTAATAATAATGCCATCTGTTATTTGAAACAGAATGATATCAATTCAACAAACTAAAACTGGGTTTTAGCATTAGGTATGAGGTTTTAGGCTATTAGCTGTTGTATTGTCGGTTACTGTAATCAAAAGGAAGGGTATTTTGCGTATGCATCCTCGCCGAAGGTATTCGCTTACCAGAGTCGCTCTGAGGTTCCTTGGCGCTACAATGGGCAGTAGAGGCGGGGACTGTACCAGGTGGACATCTGCTGCTGCTACCGTTTCTTTTGTTGATAGGGAAGGGGAAGACTACCGTGGGGTCCACACACTCCGACACGGAGCGGCTCAGCTCAGACGCCTTGGTAGTGATGACAGCGGCAGTAGTGACATTTTTACTAACTCCACAGGCAGCCGCTGTGGACATGGCTTTGCTTAGCTTCTCTGTGACCACCCTCTCTAGCTTTTCCCTGGCAGAGAAGCCGCTCCACATACAGTCCTGAATGATGATTGAGTTGGGGTTATTATTCAAAGCGGAGCCGCCGAACAGGTCTCCATCCGACGCACCCCAAATATCTTCCTCGGGCAGGAGCAGCAGCTCCGAAGTCCATTCGCACCCCAACGGGTCGCCTAATCCAAAACTCATGAGACCTGCCGCCGAGTCGCCCCAGTCCCCCACGGACGCGGATGCCAGCTCCCCGGGTAGCGCCGCTCGGCTCGGGGAGAGGGGCGGCGTAGGCAGTAACTCAAATTTCTTCCAGATGTCCTCTCCAGGAGGCGCAGAGTCGGGACCGCAGAAATAGAAGTCATCCTCGTCTGGATAGAAGCAGGGTTGTAGTGAGTCAAAATCCATGTCGGAATTTTTACTTATAATCGCCGGCATTCTATCCCACACTTGGAAAGCCTGTAGAGAAGGACACGGAGATAGTTTAGACACAATGGAATAAGGCAGACACACATCTCCATACAGTTCCTATTGTAAAGCCCAGATAACCCTACACCTTATGCACAACATTCTACAGCCAGCCAGGCAAGTGCTCAAAAGTAATGCAAGTACTTTGGAAAGAACAGAGGCGAGTGTGGGTAAACTCATATGAAGTCACCTTTTCCGCCACGATGGTGTTCTTGTCATATTATCCAAACAACATtaacagttttattttttattttttaacctttatttaactgagCAAGAGTTAACAACAACAATGACGCCttcaccggccaaacccggacaacggtgggccaattgtgcgcctccctatgggactccaaatcacggccggttgtgagatagtctggaatcgaaccagggtctgtagtgacgcctataGCAATGAGATGCaacgccttagaccgctgcgccacccgggagcaaTTATAACTATTAAAAAGTATATCTACTCTAAAAGTCCCATGACATTCGTATTCGTTTACAGGGTGACCATTTGGGAGTCAAAACAGAGTTAATAAAATAAGCGACACTTTCACCCCCCcaaaaagaaagatgctcacCTCGCGTTGACTGAGGTTGTGGTGTGAGTCGTGTGTTGTCTCGTCACTCTCTCGCAGTTCAGTTGTAAACTGTAGGAGCACACTCTCGTGTCGCGCAGACAGATCTCTGACACATTGTATGGGCTGCGGAGTGTTATAGCCTACACTCCAATCtactgtgtgtgttggaggggaGCTCCGCCCACCGAGGGCGGGGCCGGGCTTGGTCGACGGCGTGAGGCAGACGGCCAGGCAGGTTGGCTGGCTCGCAGCGTAGCCTTCTGTAGCTCACAGCAGGCTTTAATCCCTCCCCAGAGAATAAATATTACATTATCATCCCTTATCCTCCATTATGGCTAATTTCCTCCCCTTTTCAGAAATGGATAGAGGTGAACTATGGGCAAATGCACAAAATACACATACTTTTATGTATAAAGGCTCCAATAATCTTCCCCTAATTATTTCTTATCCAACCTCTAAGATACATTTGGTGTAAATTCTATTTGTTTAAAGATAAGCATATATGCTGTTATAGTGGCTTGTTATAACAGGGACGTCACGAAGGCCTGGCGCATTGCTCAGTCCTAGAGCGGAACCCAACTCTCACCATTGTGTGGGGTCATTGAAGTAACCGCATATCTGGATCAAACAGTCGGGATCACTGCGCCCTCTTGTGGGCACGATTAAAACATAAACTTGAGCGTTTCAACAGATTAAGTGCTGTTGTAGGTTATCTGCTGTAAATTGTCGAACCATGAGTTGAAAGCGAAGTACAGATTTTGTTCTTAATAGTGAATAATTAACATGTTATTTATAACCATTACTTACACTAAACACACCTATAGGCCTACATTGAATTGATAGGCTACACTTTTAAAGCAGTCATCATAACGTTCTTTGTCTTCTTTGTGTGGCAGAATCAGCTGTACTCAAGCCTTTTTATGTAACTCCACTGGCAGTGGTTGATGTAGAAGACATCCCAATTTCCTTACTCTAATAACAGGCTTGCAGGAATGTACAATGCAtctggaaaatattcagaccttttgACCCGAGAGAcaggtcaggatcgagggaaagacgaACCAAGCAAAATActgcgagatccttgatgaaaacttgctccagagcgctcagtacctcagactggggcgaaggttcaccttccaacaggacaatgaccctaagcacaaagcgaagacaatgcaggagtggcttcgggacacgtTTCTGATTGTCCTTAGATATTGTTGAAGAGTTGTGATCAGAAGCAGTggtgggagatgagagggagggtggCGACTCACAGCTGGGATCAGTGCAAGACGACCGGGAACTATTTGTGAGGGACAGGGTTCAGTTTCCTGGGAATACCAACCCGGAACGTCGGATCCCTGGGATTGGAGACGGGATGAGTGCTGTGATGTGATGTTCTCTCATGTTTTCCCCAACCACTGCTCCGACTTGTGACCCAACAGGAACAGCTTCCTGTGTGAGAGCAGCGAGGACAGAGAGTGGGAGTgagaaccgagagagagggagtgaggtaaagggagggagagagaacgaagggagagtgagagagaacagacagagaagagtGAGTAAGggaaaaggatagagagacagagagagagggggagagagagagagagagagagagagagagagagagagagagagagagagagagtgaagtcaTTTCCCCAAGGGAATGGGAGAGGGAAGCAAAGAAGAGTATAAACTAAAGTTGCATGGTTTATATGGTCCAACAGAGaatggaaggaaagaaagatggagGAATAGCGGACATCGATCAGCCCCTTTGGGCTTTCTTAGCATAGcagaaggagtgtgtgtgtatgtgtgtcctcGCCATGGAAAGGGGGCGGTGGTGGTGGAACATCTATAATTTGGGTTATACTGCTACACATCCATTCACCTCATCAAACAATAATCACAGACGGCACTCTTGTACGTCATATGATTACAATGTTGGGCTGATctttgaatttgatttgaatatatGCTATTACATAAATAGATACTATTTCATGTCTAACGCacgtacccccgcacattgactcactaccagcaccccctgtatataacctctttATTGTTTTTGCTTGACTTTTTGTCATTTAAGTTTATTTAGCAACTATTTTCTTACtctgcattgttagttaagggcttgtcagtaagcatttcacagta is from Oncorhynchus gorbuscha isolate QuinsamMale2020 ecotype Even-year linkage group LG14, OgorEven_v1.0, whole genome shotgun sequence and encodes:
- the LOC123994942 gene encoding N-myc proto-oncogene protein-like, with protein sequence MPAIISKNSDMDFDSLQPCFYPDEDDFYFCGPDSAPPGEDIWKKFELLPTPPLSPSRAALPGELASASVGDWGDSAAGLMSFGLGDPLGCEWTSELLLLPEEDIWGASDGDLFGGSALNNNPNSIIIQDCMWSGFSAREKLERVVTEKLSKAMSTAAACGVSKNVTTAAVITTKASELSRSVSECVDPTVVFPFPINKRNGSSSRCPPGTVPASTAHCSAKEPQSDSEDEDDDEEEEDEDDEEGEDDSDGEEIDVVTVEKRRGLSPLATGTVTISVRPKTGAASGGVASSGVMSRFVSNRGSAGSNGYGQELILKQSSVHQQQHNYAAPSPYASDDDHAPPSKKHKTSDAPRQPSRTLSSSSSSSTLTSFGSFTMAMAGSKRKRNASGDSSPRGGSSGNSDSEDSERRRNHNILERQRRNDLRSSFLTLRDHVPELARNEKAAKVLILKKAAEYVSSLEVDELRLTQEKDRLQARRQQLIRRLEQARTR